From Perognathus longimembris pacificus isolate PPM17 chromosome 4, ASM2315922v1, whole genome shotgun sequence, one genomic window encodes:
- the LOC125350057 gene encoding histone H3.3C-like → MACTKQTARKSTGGKTPRKQLATKATRKSAPSTGGVKKPHRYRPGTVALRESRRYQKSTELLIRKLPFQPPVREIAQDFKTNLRFQSAAIGALQEASEAYLVGFFEDTNLCSIYAKRVTIMPKDIQLAHCIHGERA, encoded by the coding sequence ATGGCTTGTACCAAGCAGACTGCCCGCAAATCCACCGGTGGTAAAACACCCAGGAAACAACTGGCAACAAAAGCCACTCGCAAGAGTGCGCCCTCCACTGGAGGGGTGAAGAAACCTCATCGTTATAGGCCTGGTACTGTGGCGCTTCGTGAAAGTAGACGCTACCAGAAGTCCACTGAACTTCTGATTCGCAAGCTCCCTTTCCAGCCTCCGGTGAGAGAAATTGCTCAGGACTTCAAAACAAATCTGCGCTTCCAGAGCGCAGCTATTGGTGCTTTGCAGGAGGCAAGTGAGGCCTATCTTGTTGGCTTTTTTGAAGATACCAATCTGTGTTCTATCTATGCCAAACGTGTAACAATTATGCCAAAAGATATCCAGCTAGCACACTGCATACATGGAGAACGTGCTTAA